The following is a genomic window from Phycisphaerae bacterium.
GGCGTCGTCTACATGGCCGACCAGACCGAGCCGGTCAAGCGGCGGGTGGCCTTGAAGATCATCAAGCCGGGCATGGACACCCGGCAGGTCATCGCCCGATTCGAGGCCGAGCGCCAGGCCCTGGCGATGATGGACCATCTGAACATCGCCAAGGTGCTGGACGCGGGGACGACCGACTCGAGCCGGCCTTACTTCGTGATGGATCTGGTCAAAGGCGTGCCGATCACCCAGTACTGTGACGAGCATCACCTCGCGCCCCGGGAGCGTCTGGAGCTGTTCGTGCCGGTTTGCCAGGCGATCCAGCACGCCCACCAGAAGGGGGTCATCCACCGCGACATCAAGCCCACCAACATCCTGGTGGCCGAGTACGACGACCGGGCGGTGCCCAAGATCATCGACTTCGGCGTGGCCAAGGCGACCGAGCAGCGGCTGACCGAGAAGACGATGTTCACGCAGTTCGGCCAAGTGGTCGGCACGGTCGACTACATGAGCCCGGAGCAGGCCAAGCTGAACCAGTTCGACATCGACACCCGCAGCGACATCTACTCACTCGGGGTGGTGCTCTACGAGCTATTAACCGGCGAGACGCCGTTCGACCGCCAGCGGCTCCGCTCTGCCGCGTTTGACGAGCTGTTGAGGATCCTCCGCGAGGAGGAGCCGCCGAGACCCAGCCTGCGGTTGAGCGCCAGCCACTCGCTGCCGTCGATTGCCGCCAACCGGCATACCGAGCCCAATAAGCTGAGCAAGCTGGTCCGCGGCGAGTTGGACTGGATCGTGATGAAGGCCATGGAGAAGGATCGAGCCCGAAGGTACGAGACGGCGAATGGACTTGCCAGTGATATCAAGCGGTATTTGAACGACGAGCCTGTGGTGGCCTCTCCGCCGTCGGTAGGTTACCGGTTTCGCAAGTTCGCGCGGCGGAATCGGCGGCTGGTCACGACCGCGGCGGTGATTGGCTCGATTCTCTTGCTGGCGACCCTGGTGAGCACCTGGCAAGCCGTTCGGGCAACACGAGCTCGGCATGAGGCCGGGTTGGCCCAACACGCGGCTGAACAGGAACGATCAACGGCACGACAGCGCGCCGACGAAGCGATGGCCGCCCGAGCGGAAGCCGAGCGCGCGGCAGCCGAGGCGAAGACGGCGCGCGAGCTGGCCGAGAAGCGGGAGAAAGAGACGCAGCAGGTTTCGGATTTCCAGGCGTCGATGCTCGTCGGGATCGATGTCAAGGCCATGGGCCGCGGTATCAGGGAGCGTTTCCGCGAGCAGGTGCGGGCGGCGCTCGAGCGGCAGTACGTGGGCGAGTTCCCCGACCGCCGCAAGCGCACGCCGGAAGAGGTCGAGGCCGAGTTGGCGGCGTTCGACCAGCGCGCCGAGGCGGCCCAGACGGTGGACGTGGCCCGCCGGGTCATGCACGAGTTTGTGCTGTCCCGCGCCGCGGCCGCACTGAAGACGAAGTTCGCCGATCAGCCACTGGTGCGGGCGCGGCTCCATTCCGCCATTGGAATCACTTACTATAATCTGGGCATATTGGACGAGGCCGAGCCGCAACAGCGCGGGGCACTGGAGATCTGGCAGCATGAGTTGGGCGAGGAAAACTGGCAGGTCGCGCAGGGTCTGCACGATTTGGGGCTGGTGCTGCTCAGAAAAGGCGACGACGCCCACGCCGAACCGCTCCTCCGCGAGTCGCTTGCGCTAAGCCTGAGGACACACGGCCATGAGACTGATTATGTGGCGCACCTGCTCGGGTTGCTGGGCAGATGCCGGTCGGGCAAGGGCGACGTTGTCGAGGCGGAGCGGCTGCACCGCGAGGCGGTTGCGATAAGCCGCAAGCTCCACGACGATGGGCATCCGTACGTTGCAGAAGCGATCAACGGCCTCGCTCAGGTCTTGAAGGAACGGGGAGACTATGCCGCGGCGGAGGCGTTGTACAACGAGGCACTGGCCGCGGTCCGCAAGGCCTACGGCTACGATCATCGCTCGGTCGCGGCTGTGCTGGAAAACCTGGGGACCCTCTCCGTGAAACGAGGCGACTACGCCCGCGCCGAGCAGTTGCTTCGCGAGTCCCTGGCATTGAACCGCAAGCTGCATGGTGATGAGCATCCAGACGTCGCGCGCCTCCTGGGAAATCTGGGGCAGATGCTCGGATACAAGGGCGACTACGCCGCGGCCGAGCCGCTGCTTCGCGAGGCGCTGGCATTGAACCGCAAGCTGCTGGGTGATGAGCATCCGGACGTGGCGCAGAGCCTGGATAAGCTGGCGCAGGTGCTGTCCCTGAAATTCCAGTACAGCGCTGCCGAGGCGGTGTATCGCGAGGCGCTGTCCATTGCCCGCGAACAACCCGATGCCGAGCAACGTGCCGAGATCCTGTGTCACCTGGTCCTCTGCCTTCGCGACGCAGGAAGGGGTGCAGAGGCTTTGCCGCTCGCGCGAGATTCGGTCGCCATCTACCAGCAGCTTCCAAGAGACGACCATGGGGAGTACGCCTGCGCCATGGAGGGGCTCGCTAAGATTCTTCGAGATCTCGGCCAATATGAAGAAGCTGTATCGCTCCTGCACCAGGCTTTGAACATACGGCGTAAGCACTACCCCCACCGTGATCCCATAACGGCGTGGGCGTTGTGCAGCATCGCGGAAGACCTGCGTGCGATGGGCGATCTCGAGGAATCCGAGAAGGCAGCCCGGCAAGCCATCGACATCTTCCGGACCTACTCGCAGCCAACATCAATACAGCGTGGCTGGCACGCGCGCGCGGTGGAATTGGTGCGCCAGGCCCTTATCGACGCCGGCAATCCGGACCAGGCGATTCTCGTCCAGCGCGAATTCGTGGAGGACTGTCGCCGGCTGCGGCCAGCGGATGACCAGACCCTTGCTGCGGCCCTCGCAATGCTCGGGAGGATGCTGATCGAACAAGACCAGTATGCGCAGGCCGAACCGCCTCTGCGCGAGTGTCTCGCAGTTGGCGAAAAGGCACTGAGCCCTGATTCCCCAAGTTACTGGTTGCTGCCGGACGCGCGGAGCCTGCTCGGCGGCGCGCTGACGGGACGGGGCGCGACGCTGATCGAATCCGACGTGCCCGCGGCGGAGTCGTTGTTCGCCGAGGCCGAGCCGCTGCTCATCGAGTCGGCCGACTGGCTGACCCGGAACGCCGATCCTATCCCTCAGCCATATCGCGACTCGGAGCCTCGTCGCGCGATGGAACGCCTCGTGGAGCTGTACGAAGTGTGGAGCACGGTCGCGCCCGACACCGGCAAGGCCGAGCAGGCCGCCAAGTGGCGAACTAAGTCGGAAAAGAGAGACCCGGCCCTTCCGCAACTGTTCGGTGCACGAAAACTCGTTGCTTTGGGCCGCAAGTCAAGCTGGGCGCCGGATGGGATGCGCCTGGTCTTCGCAAGAACAAACCAAGGCGGTCTGCAGATTCTGAATCTGCAGAGCGGGACGATCAGTGATCTCGCCGCAGAAGGCAAAGACCCAGCATGGTCTCCGGACGGTCGCTATGTCGCCTACGTGTCCGGGCCGCACGGCAGGAAAAGGCCCGATGAGGAAGTATGGCTTGTCGAGCCCGATGCACGCGATGTGCCCCCACGAAGGGTGGCGGCCGGTGGCTTTCCGTGCTGGTCTGGCGATGAGGGGACGCTGTTCGTCAGATCACGAGTGGATGCCAAGCTTCTGGCCATCCGTGTGGACGATCCGGCCGGGAAGCCAGCGGTCGATTTCGAACCCGTCATAGGGTTCTTGCCCGCTGTGTCTCCCGACGGGAGAAGAATCGCATTCGCCCACCAGGGCCTGCTGCAGGTTCTCGACCGGGATTCCGGTGCGACGTTGGGTACATGGCCGCTTCCACATCCTGGGGGGAATGGCGTCGCTAGCTGGTCTCCGGACGGTCAGCAACTCGCGGTAGGTGGATTCACGCCTGAAGTTGGGCTGTGGGTCTTGGATCTTGAGCGCGGCGGCGCGTTGCGCGTGGCAGATGGTGCCTATGGAAGGCCTGCATGGTCGAAGGATGGAGCCAAGCTTTCCTTCGACTTCCTCGGCCGAGGCGACGAGAAGGCAGAGATCTGGATGATCGAGACCCAAGGCCTGCGCACGGACGGGCGGGCGGTCGCGGCAGACACCCAAAGCCAGGGCGCTACGGAGTCGGGCCTTTCGCAATTCCATCGCAAGAGCAAACTGGCCTTCGATGGCTTTGATGGCAAGCTGAGCCTACCGTGGGAGATTCGGAATCACGACCCGTCCCATGTTTCGCTCGAGAAGAAACCCGGCATGTTGACCGTTACGACTCAGCACGGAGAGTTTGAGCGGAACAGAGACGACTACAAGAATCTGTTTTTCATCGAGTGCCCCGCCAAAGAGGGCGAGGACTTCGAGGTCACCACGTGTCTCGCCGGCTTCAAACCAGCCGGCCCCCTGCAGCAGGTGAAACTGGTCTGCTTCGACGACGAGGACAACTGGGTCCGGTGCGGGTACTACATGAGTGCCGTGGCTGGCCAGGCGGTGTTCCACCAGCAGGCTGAAACGGGGGGTGTGGTCCGGGCCACGATGGTCAACGCCGAGAAGGCGTACGAACGGTTGTGGCTTCGGGTGACGAAGCGCGGCAATGTCTATCTTACTGCGTACAGCGCGGACGGCGAAGCCTATCGCGCTGTGACGGCCATGGCATGGGGCGATGGGTCGCCGGAGCACATCGGCTTGATCGCCTTGAGCGGCTTTGGGTCCCGTCTGCCTCACCCAGCCCCCGAAGTTGACGCGTCCTTCGACTTTTTCGAGGTCTGGTCCGGCACA
Proteins encoded in this region:
- a CDS encoding tetratricopeptide repeat protein, with translation MCQQGKDEKAIFLAALEKRTPPERSAFLEAACAGDPALLERVKELLATHEESRGPLDSPPRGIDAYPTTDQPITEGPGTVIGPYKLLQRIGEGGFGVVYMADQTEPVKRRVALKIIKPGMDTRQVIARFEAERQALAMMDHLNIAKVLDAGTTDSSRPYFVMDLVKGVPITQYCDEHHLAPRERLELFVPVCQAIQHAHQKGVIHRDIKPTNILVAEYDDRAVPKIIDFGVAKATEQRLTEKTMFTQFGQVVGTVDYMSPEQAKLNQFDIDTRSDIYSLGVVLYELLTGETPFDRQRLRSAAFDELLRILREEEPPRPSLRLSASHSLPSIAANRHTEPNKLSKLVRGELDWIVMKAMEKDRARRYETANGLASDIKRYLNDEPVVASPPSVGYRFRKFARRNRRLVTTAAVIGSILLLATLVSTWQAVRATRARHEAGLAQHAAEQERSTARQRADEAMAARAEAERAAAEAKTARELAEKREKETQQVSDFQASMLVGIDVKAMGRGIRERFREQVRAALERQYVGEFPDRRKRTPEEVEAELAAFDQRAEAAQTVDVARRVMHEFVLSRAAAALKTKFADQPLVRARLHSAIGITYYNLGILDEAEPQQRGALEIWQHELGEENWQVAQGLHDLGLVLLRKGDDAHAEPLLRESLALSLRTHGHETDYVAHLLGLLGRCRSGKGDVVEAERLHREAVAISRKLHDDGHPYVAEAINGLAQVLKERGDYAAAEALYNEALAAVRKAYGYDHRSVAAVLENLGTLSVKRGDYARAEQLLRESLALNRKLHGDEHPDVARLLGNLGQMLGYKGDYAAAEPLLREALALNRKLLGDEHPDVAQSLDKLAQVLSLKFQYSAAEAVYREALSIAREQPDAEQRAEILCHLVLCLRDAGRGAEALPLARDSVAIYQQLPRDDHGEYACAMEGLAKILRDLGQYEEAVSLLHQALNIRRKHYPHRDPITAWALCSIAEDLRAMGDLEESEKAARQAIDIFRTYSQPTSIQRGWHARAVELVRQALIDAGNPDQAILVQREFVEDCRRLRPADDQTLAAALAMLGRMLIEQDQYAQAEPPLRECLAVGEKALSPDSPSYWLLPDARSLLGGALTGRGATLIESDVPAAESLFAEAEPLLIESADWLTRNADPIPQPYRDSEPRRAMERLVELYEVWSTVAPDTGKAEQAAKWRTKSEKRDPALPQLFGARKLVALGRKSSWAPDGMRLVFARTNQGGLQILNLQSGTISDLAAEGKDPAWSPDGRYVAYVSGPHGRKRPDEEVWLVEPDARDVPPRRVAAGGFPCWSGDEGTLFVRSRVDAKLLAIRVDDPAGKPAVDFEPVIGFLPAVSPDGRRIAFAHQGLLQVLDRDSGATLGTWPLPHPGGNGVASWSPDGQQLAVGGFTPEVGLWVLDLERGGALRVADGAYGRPAWSKDGAKLSFDFLGRGDEKAEIWMIETQGLRTDGRAVAADTQSQGATESGLSQFHRKSKLAFDGFDGKLSLPWEIRNHDPSHVSLEKKPGMLTVTTQHGEFERNRDDYKNLFFIECPAKEGEDFEVTTCLAGFKPAGPLQQVKLVCFDDEDNWVRCGYYMSAVAGQAVFHQQAETGGVVRATMVNAEKAYERLWLRVTKRGNVYLTAYSADGEAYRAVTAMAWGDGSPEHIGLIALSGFGSRLPHPAPEVDASFDFFEVWSGTWRPQAEQAAKWRTELEKLPGP